In a single window of the Drosophila subpulchrella strain 33 F10 #4 breed RU33 chromosome X, RU_Dsub_v1.1 Primary Assembly, whole genome shotgun sequence genome:
- the LOC119558418 gene encoding guanine nucleotide-releasing factor 2 isoform X11: MRVLNTELRLRFKNRKPRPFNRAASADDAMDLGNGTGIGIGTGTGSGATTPSTPPEQRLNGATSMHGSISSPSTPGTCSSGIGVGGGGCSSSSNNSINSGGYSAACTPPPPTHHHHGHLQQQQQQQGTPGGSSRVGGAVVGSGVPPAPPSAGSSGHKNSLKGTKLARRARSFKDDLIEKISLMRTTNNTLGRSHSPHSPRTKHGSKAPPTTEEVQRSTQTLETHVKDISNALKHFRDVILKKKLEVLPGNGTVILETIASMYSVIQTYTLNEHSAIMSGATQQVYQSLGKLIKLCDEVMLSEESGECASLSNENVREVIDLLEDAVRNLVTLAQGKLKEQDQCAFRYSGSGLGGIGAAAEIMGKVTASPGVMSHVPGTGIMRVSVADSIGQRTSLPDIALTPKERDILEQHNVNPMRGSHSTESILRDTSPPPKPPLPNRASNPPPLPPKRRSQPVAPPGVGGLGSSSSTSTSNQASPLPYAQSTNISINSDLDCSSNISLLNYGVDRLSVRSRSPDENSQCSFDSALNHSREEEDHHQQQQQTQQQLRQFPKIPGMIDEDMEKLVSYSAAMEDKVQTPQPLGGGAGIGGGVASANAGAGGTGGAAEGGAAAAAGGGETNSNRHSNESGFVSMREFQSVQSSTKSSSSNSDIAISTAVGSSMEYQQISQSVSHSQRQISSSSSSCTTTSCTTNSSSSTTTTTGYGSSIGELEQQQQTTTSAAPALPPKSVQRGSLTRHESTGAGDELDEAQSSSSGWASHRSSQSEMPEMRQLSPHHHHIAHQHGCSAPLQHWPSKHRSLIEGTGSCGAFDQRHLVDQEPPPLPMKKKHILAYMEICSASTRSIEQHRHTVHAYNISRNLTQSQTMNIMSVSKELSPELEVPPALPPKNYKPRMATSMGSSPSLQPIIVTTPPPSPKPTLGENGSTGRPDSRMATVCEELHDGLASEDAMPELRSPVLDSNENVSAVDDGQTFYCNSHQLPGEVGVGEGVDNVGQPISTPQVLEEEQTVEPRQGGVAGEEAAKPEIAAAVRVVEEEEEGGEEMLINILEEVNITRYLILKKREEDGPEVKGGHIDALIVHASRVQKVADNAFCEAFITTFRTFIQPIDVIEKLTHRYTYFFCQVQDNKQKAAKETFALLVRVVNDLTSTDLTSQLLSLLVEFVYQLVCSGQLYLAKLLRNKFVEKVTLYKEPKVYGFIGAELGGAGGAAGLGVAGIGGCSAAGGGGGAGNQPSLLDLKSLEIAEQMTLLDAELFTKIEIPEVLLFAKDQCEEKSPNLNKFTEHFNKMSYWARSKILRLQDAKEREKHVNKFIKIMKHLRKMNNYNSYLALLSAVDSGPIRRLEWQKGITEEVRSFCGLIDASSSFRAYRQALAETNPPCIPYIGLILQDLTFVHVGNQDYLSKGVINFSKRWQQYNIIDNMKRFKKCAYPFRRNERIIRFFDNFKDFMGEDEMWEISEKIKPRVRRPVNY; the protein is encoded by the exons ATGCGCGTTCTCAACACGGAGCTGCGCCTGCGCTTTAAAAATCGCAAACCGCGACCCTTTAATCGCGCTGCCAGTGCCGATGATGCGATGGATCTGGGAAATGGAACGGGGATTGGGATAGGGACTGGCACTGGGTCGGGGGCTACGACCCCCTCGACGCCCCCCGAACAGCGCCTCAATGGAGCCACCAGTATGC ACGGCAGCATCAGTTCTCCGTCCACGCCTGGCACCTGTTCCAGTGGCATCGGAGTGGGCGGTGGcggctgcagcagcagcagcaacaacagcatcAACAGCGGCGGTTACTCCGCCGCCTGCACCCCGCCACCACCTACGCACCACCATCACGGGCAccttcagcagcagcagcagcagcagggaaCGCCTGGTGGATCTAGTCGGGTGGGTGGAGCGGTAGTAGGGAGTGGAGTGCCACCGGCACCACCCAGCGCCGGATCGTCGGGCCACAAGAACAGCCTAAAGGGCACCAAGCTAGCGCGCCGGGCGCGCTCCTTTAAGGACGATCTCATCGAGAAGATCTCCCTGATGCGAACCACCAACAACACCCTGGGTCGCTCCCACTCGCCGCACAGTCCGCGCACCAAGCACGGCTCGAAGGCTCCGCCCACCACCGAGGAGGTGCAGCGCTCAACCCAGACGCTGGAGACGCACGTCAAGGACATCTCGAATGCCCTGAAGCACTTCCGGGATGTTATACTCAAGAAGAAGTTGGAGGTTTTGCCGGGCAACGGCACGGTCATTCTGGAAACCATAGCCAGCATGTACTCCG TGATCCAAACGTACACCCTGAACGAACATAGTGCCATCATGAGCGGCGCCACGCAGCAGGTTTACCAGAGCCTGGGCAAGCTCATCAAGCTCTGCGACGAGGTGATGCTCTCCGAGGAGAGCGGCGAGTGCGCCTCCCTGAGCAACGAGAATGTGCGGGAAGTCATCGATCTTCTGGAGGATGCCGTGCGG AATCTCGTTACGCTGGCGCAGGGCAAGCTGAAGGAGCAGGATCAGTGCGCCTTTCGCTACAGCGGATCTGGCTTGGGCGGCATCGGAGCTGCGGCCGAGATCATGGGCAAGGTCACCGCCTCGCCGGGAGTCATGAGTCATGTGCCGGGCACGGGCATTATGCGCGTCTCGGTTGCCGACTCGATTGGCCAGCGCACTTCGTTGCCGGACATAGCACTCACGCCCAAGGAGCGCGACATCCTGGAGCAGCACAATGTGAACCCCATGCGCGGCTCCCACAGCACCGAGAGCATCCTGCGCGACACGAGTCCACCGCCAAAGCCACCGCTACCCAATCGGGCCAGTAATCCGCCACCTCTACCACCCAAGCGACGCAGCCAGCCGGTTGCACCACCGGGTGTTGGAGGACTGGGCTCCTCCTCGTCGACATCAACCTCCAATCAGGCCAGTCCGCTGCCCTACGCCCAGTCGACGAATATCAGCATCAACTCGGACCTGGACTGCAGCTCCAACATCTCGCTGCTGAACTATGGCGTGGATCG CCTATCAGTGCGGTCACGATCACCGGATGAGAATAGTCAGTGTTCCTTCGACTCGGCGTTGAATCACTCGCGGGAGGAGGAGgaccaccaccaacagcagcagcagacgcAGCAGCAGCTAAGGCAGTTTCCAAAGATACCGGGCATGATAGACGAGGACATGGAGAAGCTGGTCAGCTACA GCGCCGCCATGGAGGACAAAGTACAGACACCCCAGCCGCTCGGTGGTGGTGCTGGTATTGGTGGAGGAGTTGCTAGTGCCAATGCTGGTGCTGGTGGAACTGGAGGAGCAGCCGAAGGCGGAGCTGCTGCAGCGGCTGGTGGCGGGGAGACTAACAGCAATCGCCACTCTAACGAATCGG GTTTCGTCTCGATGCGCGAGTTCCAGAGTGTGCAGTCCTCCACAAAGTCCTCCAGCAGCAACTCGGACATTGCGATATCGACGGCGGTGGGTAGCAGCATGGAGTACCAGCAGATTAGCCAGTCGGTGTCGCACAGCCAGCGGCAAATCTCgtcgagcagcagcagctgcaccaccaccagctgcaccaccaacagcagcagcagcaccacaaCCACCACCGGCTATGGCAGCTCCATTGGCGAactggagcagcagcagcagacgaCGACGAGTGCGGCGCCCGCCCTGCCGCCGAAGAGCGTACAGAGGGGCAGTCTAACCCGCCACGAGTCCACCGGAGCCGGCGATGAGCTGGACGAGGCGCAGTCCTCCTCCTCCGGCTGGGCCAGCCACCGGAGCAGCCAATCGGAGATGCCCGAGATGCGGCAGCTGTCGCCGCACCATCATCACATCGCCCATCAGCACGGCTGCAGTGCTCCGCTGCAGCACTGGCCCTCGAAGCACCGCAGCCTGATCGAGGGCACTGGCAGCTGCGGCGCCTTTGACCAGCGCCACTTGGTGGACCAGGAGCCGCCCCCGCTGCCCATGAAGAAGAAGCACA TTCTGGCCTACATGGAGATCTGCTCGGCGTCCACGCGATCCATTGAGCAGCACCGCCATACAGTGCATGCGTACAACATCAGTCGCAACCTCACGCAGAGCCAGACCATGAA CATCATGTCCGTGAGCAAGGAACTGTCGCCGGAGCTGGAGGTACCGCCCGCCCTGCCGCCAAAGAACTACAAGCCGCGCATGGCGACAAGCATGGGATCATCGCCCTCGCTGCAGCCCATCATTGTGACCACGCCGCCGCCGAGTCCAAAGCCGACGCTTGGCGAGAATGGTTCGACGGGCAGGCCGGACAGTCGGATGGCCACCGTTTGCGAGGAGCTCCACGATGGCTTGGCCAGTGAGGATGCGATGCCGGAGCTCCGATCGCCAGTGCTGGACAGCAATGAGAATGTTAGCGCCGTCGACGATGGCCAGACCTTCTACTGTAACTCGCATCAGCTGCCCGGCGAGGTGGGAGTGGGCGAGGGCGTGGATAATGTCGGTCAGCCAATAAGCACACCCCAAGTGCTCGAGGAGGAGCAAACGGTGGAGCCTCGGCAAGGAGGAGTTGCTGGTGAGGAGGCTGCAAAGCCAGAGATCGCCGCCGCCGTCCGCgtggtggaggaggaggaggagggaGGAGAGGAGATGCTGATCAACATACTGGAGGAGGTCAACATCACACGGTACCTGATACTCAAGAAGAGGGAGGAGGACGGGCCCGAGGTGAAGGGCGGCCACATCGACGCCCTCATCGTGCACGCCAGCCGTGTCCAGAAGGTCGCCGACAATG CATTCTGCGAGGCCTTCATCACCACCTTCCGCACCTTCATCCAGCCGATCGACGTGATCGAGAAGCTGACCCATCGCTACACATACTTCTTCTGTCAAGTGCAGGACAACAAGCAGAAGGCCGCCAAGGAGACCTTTGCGCTGCTGGTCCGAGTCGTCAACGATCTAAC GTCGACGGATCTTACCAGCCAGCTGCTAAGCCTGCTGGTGGAGTTTGTCTATCAGTTGGTTTGCTCTGGCCAGCTCTACTTGGCTAAGTTGCTGCGCAACAAGTTCGTGGAGAAGGTGACGCTGTACAAGGAGCCCAAGGTGTACGGCTTTATTGGGGCGGAGTTGGGCGGAGCCGGTGGTGCCGCCGGATTGGGGGTGGCCGGTATTGGTGGGTGCAGTGCAGCCGGCGGAGGAGGCGGAGCAGGCAACCAGCCTAGCCTACTGGACCTCAAGTCGTTGGAGATCGCCGAACAGATGACGCTGCTGGATGCCGAGCTGTTCACGAAGATCGAGATACCAGAAGTATTACTATTTGCCAAAGATCAGTGCGAGGAGAAGTCGCCCAACCTCAACAAGTTCACCGAGCACTTCAACAAGATGTCCTACTGGGCGCGCTCCAAGATCCTGCGCCTGCAGGATGCCAAGGAGCGGGAGAAGCATGTGAACAAGTTCATCAAGATCATGAAGCACCTGCGCAAGATGAACAACTACAACTCGTATTTGGCGCTGCTGTCGGCCGTGGATTCGGGTCCCATTAGGAG GCTGGAGTGGCAAAAGGGCATCACCGAGGAGGTGCGATCCTTCTGCGGCCTCATCGATGCCAGCTCCAGTTTTCGGGCCTATCGCCAGGCCCTGGCCGAAACTAATCCGCCCTGCATACCCTATAT CGGCCTGATTCTACAGGATCTTACGTTTGTGCATGTGGGCAACCAGGACTACCTGTCCAAGGGCGTCATTAACTTCTCTAAGCGCTGGCAACAGTACAACATAATCGACAACATGAAACGTTTTAAGAAATG TGCCTATCCATTTCGACGCAACGAGCGCATTATACGCTTCTTTGATAACTTCAAGGACTTTATGGGCGAGGATGAGATGTGGGAGATATCCGAAAAGATCAAGCCGCGAGTCCGCCGCCCGGTTAACTATTAG
- the LOC119558418 gene encoding guanine nucleotide-releasing factor 2 isoform X5 has translation MPQFDESFLSDCALADRWRFYSYTVKQLPPNLSPSPNHGHHHHHHHHHHHHRCLWKTQRQSWSPRDDNNNNNDNHSPSSNSNTCNIGNISTGNTLHSIKFHRRRKYKKLARLALSTPAIPQQMDLDVDVDREFDMEMDTPVPLKNAVCHGSISSPSTPGTCSSGIGVGGGGCSSSSNNSINSGGYSAACTPPPPTHHHHGHLQQQQQQQGTPGGSSRVGGAVVGSGVPPAPPSAGSSGHKNSLKGTKLARRARSFKDDLIEKISLMRTTNNTLGRSHSPHSPRTKHGSKAPPTTEEVQRSTQTLETHVKDISNALKHFRDVILKKKLEVLPGNGTVILETIASMYSVIQTYTLNEHSAIMSGATQQVYQSLGKLIKLCDEVMLSEESGECASLSNENVREVIDLLEDAVRNLVTLAQGKLKEQDQCAFRYSGSGLGGIGAAAEIMGKVTASPGVMSHVPGTGIMRVSVADSIGQRTSLPDIALTPKERDILEQHNVNPMRGSHSTESILRDTSPPPKPPLPNRASNPPPLPPKRRSQPVAPPGVGGLGSSSSTSTSNQASPLPYAQSTNISINSDLDCSSNISLLNYGVDRLSVRSRSPDENSQCSFDSALNHSREEEDHHQQQQQTQQQLRQFPKIPGMIDEDMEKLVSYSFVSMREFQSVQSSTKSSSSNSDIAISTAVGSSMEYQQISQSVSHSQRQISSSSSSCTTTSCTTNSSSSTTTTTGYGSSIGELEQQQQTTTSAAPALPPKSVQRGSLTRHESTGAGDELDEAQSSSSGWASHRSSQSEMPEMRQLSPHHHHIAHQHGCSAPLQHWPSKHRSLIEGTGSCGAFDQRHLVDQEPPPLPMKKKHSQAERTYHPHYRKPLRNVGDKKVCQIVVRKSLTHLNYRSNQHLVFQSVAFSVLAYMEICSASTRSIEQHRHTVHAYNISRNLTQSQTMNIMSVSKELSPELEVPPALPPKNYKPRMATSMGSSPSLQPIIVTTPPPSPKPTLGENGSTGRPDSRMATVCEELHDGLASEDAMPELRSPVLDSNENVSAVDDGQTFYCNSHQLPGEVGVGEGVDNVGQPISTPQVLEEEQTVEPRQGGVAGEEAAKPEIAAAVRVVEEEEEGGEEMLINILEEVNITRYLILKKREEDGPEVKGGHIDALIVHASRVQKVADNGRHSQRKPKQHIHTKSHSHGHLPNTSVVSVHFHSVRAAFCEAFITTFRTFIQPIDVIEKLTHRYTYFFCQVQDNKQKAAKETFALLVRVVNDLTSTDLTSQLLSLLVEFVYQLVCSGQLYLAKLLRNKFVEKVTLYKEPKVYGFIGAELGGAGGAAGLGVAGIGGCSAAGGGGGAGNQPSLLDLKSLEIAEQMTLLDAELFTKIEIPEVLLFAKDQCEEKSPNLNKFTEHFNKMSYWARSKILRLQDAKEREKHVNKFIKIMKHLRKMNNYNSYLALLSAVDSGPIRRLEWQKGITEEVRSFCGLIDASSSFRAYRQALAETNPPCIPYIGLILQDLTFVHVGNQDYLSKGVINFSKRWQQYNIIDNMKRFKKCAYPFRRNERIIRFFDNFKDFMGEDEMWEISEKIKPRVRRPVNY, from the exons ATGCCGCAGTTTGATGAATCTTTTTTGAGCGACTGTGCGCTGGCCGATCGCTGGCGTTTCTACTCGTACACGGTCAAGCAATTGCCACCGAATCTGAGCCCAAGTCCAAATCATGGacaccatcatcatcaccaccaccatcatcatcatcatcggtGTCTTTGGAAGACACAGCGGCAATCGTGGTCGCCGCGCgatgacaacaacaacaataatgaTAATCACAGCCCAagtagcaacagcaacacctgcaACATCGGCAACATCAGTACCGGCAACACGTTGCATAGCATCAAATTCCACAGACGTCGCAAATACAAAAAGCTGGCACGATTGGCGCTATCAACGCCAGCGATTCCACAGCAGATGGAtttggatgtggatgtggatagGGAGTTCGATATGGAGATGGACACACCTGTGCCGCTCAAGAATGCGGTGTGCC ACGGCAGCATCAGTTCTCCGTCCACGCCTGGCACCTGTTCCAGTGGCATCGGAGTGGGCGGTGGcggctgcagcagcagcagcaacaacagcatcAACAGCGGCGGTTACTCCGCCGCCTGCACCCCGCCACCACCTACGCACCACCATCACGGGCAccttcagcagcagcagcagcagcagggaaCGCCTGGTGGATCTAGTCGGGTGGGTGGAGCGGTAGTAGGGAGTGGAGTGCCACCGGCACCACCCAGCGCCGGATCGTCGGGCCACAAGAACAGCCTAAAGGGCACCAAGCTAGCGCGCCGGGCGCGCTCCTTTAAGGACGATCTCATCGAGAAGATCTCCCTGATGCGAACCACCAACAACACCCTGGGTCGCTCCCACTCGCCGCACAGTCCGCGCACCAAGCACGGCTCGAAGGCTCCGCCCACCACCGAGGAGGTGCAGCGCTCAACCCAGACGCTGGAGACGCACGTCAAGGACATCTCGAATGCCCTGAAGCACTTCCGGGATGTTATACTCAAGAAGAAGTTGGAGGTTTTGCCGGGCAACGGCACGGTCATTCTGGAAACCATAGCCAGCATGTACTCCG TGATCCAAACGTACACCCTGAACGAACATAGTGCCATCATGAGCGGCGCCACGCAGCAGGTTTACCAGAGCCTGGGCAAGCTCATCAAGCTCTGCGACGAGGTGATGCTCTCCGAGGAGAGCGGCGAGTGCGCCTCCCTGAGCAACGAGAATGTGCGGGAAGTCATCGATCTTCTGGAGGATGCCGTGCGG AATCTCGTTACGCTGGCGCAGGGCAAGCTGAAGGAGCAGGATCAGTGCGCCTTTCGCTACAGCGGATCTGGCTTGGGCGGCATCGGAGCTGCGGCCGAGATCATGGGCAAGGTCACCGCCTCGCCGGGAGTCATGAGTCATGTGCCGGGCACGGGCATTATGCGCGTCTCGGTTGCCGACTCGATTGGCCAGCGCACTTCGTTGCCGGACATAGCACTCACGCCCAAGGAGCGCGACATCCTGGAGCAGCACAATGTGAACCCCATGCGCGGCTCCCACAGCACCGAGAGCATCCTGCGCGACACGAGTCCACCGCCAAAGCCACCGCTACCCAATCGGGCCAGTAATCCGCCACCTCTACCACCCAAGCGACGCAGCCAGCCGGTTGCACCACCGGGTGTTGGAGGACTGGGCTCCTCCTCGTCGACATCAACCTCCAATCAGGCCAGTCCGCTGCCCTACGCCCAGTCGACGAATATCAGCATCAACTCGGACCTGGACTGCAGCTCCAACATCTCGCTGCTGAACTATGGCGTGGATCG CCTATCAGTGCGGTCACGATCACCGGATGAGAATAGTCAGTGTTCCTTCGACTCGGCGTTGAATCACTCGCGGGAGGAGGAGgaccaccaccaacagcagcagcagacgcAGCAGCAGCTAAGGCAGTTTCCAAAGATACCGGGCATGATAGACGAGGACATGGAGAAGCTGGTCAGCTACA GTTTCGTCTCGATGCGCGAGTTCCAGAGTGTGCAGTCCTCCACAAAGTCCTCCAGCAGCAACTCGGACATTGCGATATCGACGGCGGTGGGTAGCAGCATGGAGTACCAGCAGATTAGCCAGTCGGTGTCGCACAGCCAGCGGCAAATCTCgtcgagcagcagcagctgcaccaccaccagctgcaccaccaacagcagcagcagcaccacaaCCACCACCGGCTATGGCAGCTCCATTGGCGAactggagcagcagcagcagacgaCGACGAGTGCGGCGCCCGCCCTGCCGCCGAAGAGCGTACAGAGGGGCAGTCTAACCCGCCACGAGTCCACCGGAGCCGGCGATGAGCTGGACGAGGCGCAGTCCTCCTCCTCCGGCTGGGCCAGCCACCGGAGCAGCCAATCGGAGATGCCCGAGATGCGGCAGCTGTCGCCGCACCATCATCACATCGCCCATCAGCACGGCTGCAGTGCTCCGCTGCAGCACTGGCCCTCGAAGCACCGCAGCCTGATCGAGGGCACTGGCAGCTGCGGCGCCTTTGACCAGCGCCACTTGGTGGACCAGGAGCCGCCCCCGCTGCCCATGAAGAAGAAGCACA GCCAGGCCGAGCG CACATACCATCCGCATTATCGCAAACCCCTTAGAAATGTTGGCGACAAGAAAGTTTGCCAAATTGTTGTACGCAAGAGTCTAACCCATCTAAATTATCGTTCCAACCAACATCTAGTGTTTCAAAGTGTGGCCTTTTCGG TTCTGGCCTACATGGAGATCTGCTCGGCGTCCACGCGATCCATTGAGCAGCACCGCCATACAGTGCATGCGTACAACATCAGTCGCAACCTCACGCAGAGCCAGACCATGAA CATCATGTCCGTGAGCAAGGAACTGTCGCCGGAGCTGGAGGTACCGCCCGCCCTGCCGCCAAAGAACTACAAGCCGCGCATGGCGACAAGCATGGGATCATCGCCCTCGCTGCAGCCCATCATTGTGACCACGCCGCCGCCGAGTCCAAAGCCGACGCTTGGCGAGAATGGTTCGACGGGCAGGCCGGACAGTCGGATGGCCACCGTTTGCGAGGAGCTCCACGATGGCTTGGCCAGTGAGGATGCGATGCCGGAGCTCCGATCGCCAGTGCTGGACAGCAATGAGAATGTTAGCGCCGTCGACGATGGCCAGACCTTCTACTGTAACTCGCATCAGCTGCCCGGCGAGGTGGGAGTGGGCGAGGGCGTGGATAATGTCGGTCAGCCAATAAGCACACCCCAAGTGCTCGAGGAGGAGCAAACGGTGGAGCCTCGGCAAGGAGGAGTTGCTGGTGAGGAGGCTGCAAAGCCAGAGATCGCCGCCGCCGTCCGCgtggtggaggaggaggaggagggaGGAGAGGAGATGCTGATCAACATACTGGAGGAGGTCAACATCACACGGTACCTGATACTCAAGAAGAGGGAGGAGGACGGGCCCGAGGTGAAGGGCGGCCACATCGACGCCCTCATCGTGCACGCCAGCCGTGTCCAGAAGGTCGCCGACAATGGTAGGCATTCGCAGCGCAAGCCAAAGCAGCACATACATACCAAATCCCATTCGCATGGTCATTTACCCAACACCTCTGTTGTCTCTGTCCATTTTCATTCCGTTCGTGCAGCATTCTGCGAGGCCTTCATCACCACCTTCCGCACCTTCATCCAGCCGATCGACGTGATCGAGAAGCTGACCCATCGCTACACATACTTCTTCTGTCAAGTGCAGGACAACAAGCAGAAGGCCGCCAAGGAGACCTTTGCGCTGCTGGTCCGAGTCGTCAACGATCTAAC GTCGACGGATCTTACCAGCCAGCTGCTAAGCCTGCTGGTGGAGTTTGTCTATCAGTTGGTTTGCTCTGGCCAGCTCTACTTGGCTAAGTTGCTGCGCAACAAGTTCGTGGAGAAGGTGACGCTGTACAAGGAGCCCAAGGTGTACGGCTTTATTGGGGCGGAGTTGGGCGGAGCCGGTGGTGCCGCCGGATTGGGGGTGGCCGGTATTGGTGGGTGCAGTGCAGCCGGCGGAGGAGGCGGAGCAGGCAACCAGCCTAGCCTACTGGACCTCAAGTCGTTGGAGATCGCCGAACAGATGACGCTGCTGGATGCCGAGCTGTTCACGAAGATCGAGATACCAGAAGTATTACTATTTGCCAAAGATCAGTGCGAGGAGAAGTCGCCCAACCTCAACAAGTTCACCGAGCACTTCAACAAGATGTCCTACTGGGCGCGCTCCAAGATCCTGCGCCTGCAGGATGCCAAGGAGCGGGAGAAGCATGTGAACAAGTTCATCAAGATCATGAAGCACCTGCGCAAGATGAACAACTACAACTCGTATTTGGCGCTGCTGTCGGCCGTGGATTCGGGTCCCATTAGGAG GCTGGAGTGGCAAAAGGGCATCACCGAGGAGGTGCGATCCTTCTGCGGCCTCATCGATGCCAGCTCCAGTTTTCGGGCCTATCGCCAGGCCCTGGCCGAAACTAATCCGCCCTGCATACCCTATAT CGGCCTGATTCTACAGGATCTTACGTTTGTGCATGTGGGCAACCAGGACTACCTGTCCAAGGGCGTCATTAACTTCTCTAAGCGCTGGCAACAGTACAACATAATCGACAACATGAAACGTTTTAAGAAATG TGCCTATCCATTTCGACGCAACGAGCGCATTATACGCTTCTTTGATAACTTCAAGGACTTTATGGGCGAGGATGAGATGTGGGAGATATCCGAAAAGATCAAGCCGCGAGTCCGCCGCCCGGTTAACTATTAG